The following coding sequences lie in one Lysobacter capsici genomic window:
- a CDS encoding NAD(P)/FAD-dependent oxidoreductase, giving the protein MTEHCDVLVIGAGPAGLAAACAAASHGAKVVLVDMQPRAGGQVWRQDLRKPAVATARAAFAEVSARPDIRCLQQAQVVAARPGHVLIEHAGTAMELRYRALVLATGARELLLPFPGWTLPGVTGAGALQALVKQGWPIAGKRVLVAGSGPLLLAAAATLQAHGAQVLAICEQAPAAQLRGFAMQLWRWPSKLIQAAGLRTRLAGVPYRSGTWVRAASGDERVTEVEIESARGVERIACDHVAVGYGLVANTELAQKLGCELTMQDPHPHVRVDTRLMTSVADVYAAGEACGIGGVDTARIEGAMAGCFAAGADKEAEALRARRDHARAFAELLPRHFALRKQVHLAATPQTVVCRCEDVSLSQLQGQADWRAAKLATRCGMGSCQGRICGAALAELRVFDSTLAVSNAPNPNPVPPTPAASAQGARPPVFPTRLASLAGTFSSERESSENQSIAQK; this is encoded by the coding sequence ATGACTGAGCACTGCGACGTGCTGGTGATCGGCGCCGGTCCGGCCGGGCTGGCCGCGGCATGCGCGGCCGCATCGCACGGCGCGAAGGTGGTGCTGGTCGACATGCAGCCGCGCGCGGGCGGGCAAGTGTGGCGGCAGGATCTGCGCAAGCCTGCGGTCGCGACGGCGCGTGCGGCCTTCGCCGAAGTGTCGGCGCGACCCGATATCCGATGCCTGCAACAAGCGCAGGTGGTCGCGGCGCGGCCCGGGCACGTACTGATCGAGCACGCCGGCACGGCGATGGAACTGCGTTACCGCGCCTTGGTGCTGGCGACCGGCGCGCGCGAACTGCTGCTGCCGTTTCCGGGCTGGACCTTGCCGGGCGTGACCGGCGCCGGCGCATTGCAGGCGTTGGTCAAGCAAGGCTGGCCGATCGCCGGCAAGCGCGTGCTGGTCGCCGGCAGCGGTCCGCTGTTGCTGGCCGCGGCGGCGACGCTGCAGGCGCATGGCGCGCAGGTGCTGGCGATCTGCGAACAAGCGCCGGCGGCGCAATTGCGCGGCTTCGCGATGCAGCTGTGGCGCTGGCCGTCCAAGCTGATACAAGCCGCCGGGCTGCGTACGCGTCTGGCCGGCGTGCCGTATCGCAGCGGCACCTGGGTGCGTGCTGCATCGGGCGATGAGCGCGTGACCGAGGTCGAGATCGAAAGTGCGCGCGGCGTCGAGCGTATCGCCTGCGATCACGTGGCCGTCGGGTATGGGTTGGTTGCGAATACCGAACTGGCGCAGAAGCTTGGCTGCGAACTGACTATGCAGGACCCGCACCCGCATGTGCGCGTGGATACGCGCCTGATGACCAGCGTGGCCGATGTGTATGCGGCCGGCGAAGCCTGCGGCATCGGCGGTGTCGACACCGCCCGGATCGAGGGCGCGATGGCCGGCTGCTTCGCCGCGGGCGCCGATAAAGAAGCCGAAGCGCTGCGCGCGCGTCGCGATCACGCCCGCGCCTTCGCCGAACTGCTGCCGCGCCACTTCGCCCTGCGCAAACAAGTCCACCTCGCCGCGACCCCGCAGACCGTGGTCTGCCGCTGCGAGGACGTGAGCCTGTCGCAACTGCAAGGTCAAGCCGACTGGCGCGCGGCCAAGCTCGCGACCCGCTGCGGCATGGGCAGTTGCCAGGGCCGCATCTGCGGCGCGGCGCTGGCCGAGCTGCGGGTGTTCGACAGCACGCTCGCCGTTTCGAATGCGCCCAATCCCAATCCCGTTCCCCCGACACCGGCCGCGTCCGCGCAGGGCGCGCGACCGCCGGTCTTCCCCACCCGGTTGGCCAGTCTGGCCGGGACTTTTTCTTCCGAACGCGAATCGTCCGAGAACCAATCGATCGCGCAAAAATAG
- a CDS encoding NAD(P)/FAD-dependent oxidoreductase, translating into MAAFDLIVIGAGIVGTACAELAVREGLRVAVVESGAVGGGATAAAMGHLVAMDDDPAELALSRYSLGLWERFASLPEAEFSRCGTLWVAREASEFAGVPAKIARLAAAGVVARRIDADELYRLEPALVAGLCGGMLVADEAVVYPPRVALHLLGLARAGGASCVLGRRAVALSADGVRLDDGSTLIGPVLVATGCAVPELLPQLPMRSRKGHLVITERYPGRVHHQLLELGYADSAHGDADSSVAFNVQPRPTGQILIGSSREFGVDDRDVSPAMLRRMLERAFAFLPMLRELQALRVWTGFRPTSFDGRPYIGAVADRAHTWVAAGHEGLGVTTALGTAQLLIDQVLGRAPAIDPMPFLPSRALQ; encoded by the coding sequence ATGGCGGCCTTCGACCTCATCGTGATCGGCGCCGGCATTGTCGGCACCGCCTGCGCCGAACTCGCCGTGCGCGAAGGGCTGCGCGTGGCCGTGGTCGAATCCGGCGCGGTCGGCGGCGGTGCGACCGCGGCGGCGATGGGGCATCTGGTGGCGATGGACGACGATCCGGCCGAACTGGCGCTGTCGCGTTATTCGCTGGGCTTGTGGGAACGTTTCGCGAGCTTGCCCGAGGCCGAATTCAGCCGCTGCGGCACCTTGTGGGTGGCGCGCGAAGCGAGCGAGTTCGCCGGCGTTCCGGCGAAGATCGCACGACTGGCCGCGGCCGGCGTGGTCGCGCGACGGATCGATGCCGATGAGTTGTATCGCCTGGAGCCTGCGTTGGTCGCCGGCCTGTGCGGCGGCATGCTGGTGGCCGACGAAGCGGTGGTGTATCCGCCGCGGGTCGCGCTGCACCTGCTCGGCCTGGCGCGCGCCGGCGGTGCGAGCTGTGTGCTGGGTCGGCGCGCGGTCGCGTTGAGCGCCGACGGCGTGCGCCTGGACGACGGCTCCACGCTGATCGGCCCGGTGCTGGTCGCGACCGGTTGCGCCGTGCCCGAGTTGCTGCCGCAATTGCCGATGCGTTCGCGCAAGGGCCATCTGGTCATCACCGAGCGTTACCCGGGGCGCGTGCATCACCAATTGCTGGAACTGGGTTACGCCGACAGCGCGCATGGCGATGCCGACAGCAGTGTCGCGTTCAATGTGCAACCGCGTCCGACCGGGCAGATCCTGATCGGGTCCTCGCGCGAGTTCGGCGTCGACGATCGCGACGTATCGCCGGCGATGCTGCGGCGCATGCTCGAACGCGCATTCGCGTTCCTGCCGATGCTGCGCGAATTACAGGCGCTGCGGGTGTGGACGGGATTCCGCCCGACCAGCTTCGACGGCCGGCCGTATATCGGCGCGGTCGCCGATCGCGCGCACACCTGGGTCGCCGCTGGCCACGAGGGCCTGGGCGTGACCACCGCGCTGGGTACCGCGCAGTTGCTGATCGACCAGGTGCTCGGCCGAGCGCCGGCGATCGATCCGATGCCGTTCCTGCCTTCGCGTGCGCTGCAATGA
- a CDS encoding 2Fe-2S iron-sulfur cluster-binding protein produces MSEPSVHLHIDGVAVEVPAGASVAAAIATSSEVAPRFRRSRSGQPRAPLCGMGVCFECRVTIDGAAHQRACLTVAREGMQVRCDD; encoded by the coding sequence ATGAGCGAGCCGAGCGTGCATCTGCATATCGACGGCGTCGCGGTCGAAGTGCCGGCCGGGGCCAGCGTCGCCGCGGCGATCGCCACCAGCAGCGAAGTCGCACCGCGGTTTCGCCGCTCGCGTTCGGGCCAGCCGCGCGCGCCCTTGTGCGGCATGGGCGTGTGTTTCGAATGTAGGGTGACGATCGACGGCGCCGCGCACCAGCGCGCCTGCCTGACCGTCGCGCGCGAGGGCATGCAGGTGCGGTGCGATGACTGA